Proteins co-encoded in one Carassius carassius chromosome 35, fCarCar2.1, whole genome shotgun sequence genomic window:
- the slc6a16b gene encoding solute carrier family 6 member 16b isoform X1: protein MDAEQGQTNENFVMTSEKPPLPADGQRDEAEAGLVLEQEVTMETARDGWDSKVEYFLAQVGFSVGLGNVWRFPYLCHQNGGGAFILLYVLLMGLVGVPLFFLELAAGQSIRQGSIGVWRHISPRLVGIGYSSCVVCFFVALYYNVIIGWSIFYLGSSFKYTLPWEACPTEGNNTVKECAASSPTAYFWYRKALDITDSIDETGELNPIITGCLLAAWVIVCLAMYKGIKSTGKVMYFSSVFPYVVLLCFLIRGVTLDGASEGIKFMFYPKLEIWADVQVWRQAATQVFFALGLGFGSVIAYSSYNPRHNNCHRDAFTVSGVNFMTSVLATLVVFAVLGFRAKTIATKCVNRNMRAVVKAMSSRPFPDLIINVSDVEDMTLNEYEQLYKTRGQQLNIYGYNLTACSLEEELKQGVEGTGLAFIAFTEAMTLFPGSPFWSALFFLMLLNLGLSTMFGTMAGILTPLTDTFKTLRNHKFLFTACSCALGFLIGLMFTQRCGNYFVTMFDDYSATLPLIMVVIFQTISLAWFYGADRFLEDLKLMLGRPVPVVYKYLWKYVCPVAMLGLLGASLLKMFLERPTYIAWNREKASKEDLPYPGWALAVLSTLIIVAFLPVPIGFIHSLLLERLSQSPADAEAGYVPCATTDTDLTPLDTLPPSAGDPSSFSPLLEENQDTRLQNGHIEHFETSVL from the exons atGACGTCAGAGAAGCCGCCGTTGCCTGCGGACGGCCAGCGGGACGAAGCTGAAGCGGGTTTAGTGCTCGAGCAGGAGGTCACAATGGAAACGGCCCGAGACGGATGGGACAGCAAGGTGGAGTATTTCCTCGCTCAGGTGGGATTCAGTGTGGGATTGGGAAACGTTTGGAGATTCCCGTACCTCTGCCACCAGAACGGAGGAG GAGCGTTCATCTTGCTGTATGTGCTGTTGATGGGACTGGTCGGCGTGCCGTTGTTTTTTCTGGAACTGGCGGCGGGTCAGAGCATCAGACAGGGCAGCATCGGCGTCTGGAGGCACATTTCTCCCAGACTTGTTGGCATTGGCTACTCCAGCTGTGTG gtgtgtttctttgtagCTCTGTATTATAACGTCATCATCGGTTGGAGTATCTTTTACTTGGGAAGCTCTTTCAAGTATACTCTACCTTGGGAAGCCTGTCCGACAGAAGGGAACAACACCG TGAAGGAATGTGCCGCCAGTTCTCCCACGGCATATTTCTGGTACCGTAAAGCTCTGGACATCACCGATTCCATTGATGAAACCGGAGAGTTAAACCCCATCATCACTGGATGTCTGCTGGCCGCTTGGGTCATCGTCTGTCTGGCCATGTACAAGGGCATCAAATCAACCGGCAAG GTGATGTATTTCTCCTCCGTGTTTCCGTACGTGGTGCTGCTGTGTTTCCTGATCAGAGGCGTGACACTAGACGGGGCGTCCGAGGGCATCAAATTCATGTTTTACCCCAAG CTGGAGATCTGGGCTGATGTTCAGGTGTGGCGTCAGGCAGCGACCCAGGTGTTCTTCGCTCTGGGTTTGGGTTTCGGTTCTGTGATCGCGTACTCTTCCTACAACCCGAGGCACAACAACTGCCATCGAGACGCATTCACCGTGTCTGGAGTCAACTTCATGACGTCCGTTCTGGCCACGCTGGTGGTGTTTGCTGTGCTGGGTTTCAGAGCCAAAACTATCGCCACGAAGTGTGTTAACCG TAACATGAGGGCCGTGGTTAAAGCGATGTCCAGCCGTCCTTTCCCTGACCTCATCATTAATGTGTCAGATGTGGAGGACATGACGTTGAATGAGTATGAGCAATTGTACAAGACTCGAGGCCAGCAGCTAAATATCTATGGTTACAACCTCACCGCCTGCAGCTTGGAGGAGGAGCTGAAACAG ggtgTGGAGGGAACCGGTCTAGCGTTCATAGCATTCACTGAAGCCATGACTTTGTTTCCTGGGAGTCCGTTCTGGTCAGCGCTGTTCTTCCTCATGCTGCTCAATCTGGGTTTGTCCACCATGTTCGGCACCATGGCAGGAATACTGACCCCACTGACGGACACCTTTAAGACCCTGCGTAACCACAAATTCCTCTTTACAG CGTGCAGCTGTGCGTTGGGCTTTCTGATCGGTCTCATGTTCACTCAGCGCTGTGGAAACTACTTTGTGACTATGTTTGATGACTACTCCGCCACACTTCCCCTCATCATGGTCGTCATCTTCCAGACCATCAGCTTGGCGTGGTTTTATGGAGCGGACAG GTTTTTGGAGGACCTGAAGCTGATGTTGGGTCGGCCGGTTCCTGTGGTGTACAAGTACTTGTGGAAGTACGTGTGTCCGGTTGCAATGCTGGGGCTCTTGGGGGCCAGTCTGCTAAAGATGTTCTTGGAGCGTCCCACATACATCGCCTGGAACAGAGAAAAG GCGTCAAAGGAAGATCTGCCCTATCCGGGCTGGGCCCTTGCTGTCCTGAGCACACTCATCATTGTCGCATTTCTTCCCGTTCCTATCGGATTCATTCATTCCCTCCTCCTGGAACGGCTCAGCCAGTCTCCGGCAGACGCCGAGGCGGGATATGTCCCGTGTGCCACCACAGACACAGACCTGACCCCTCTCGACACGCTACCGCCCTCAGCAGGCGACCCCAGCTCATTTTCCCCTTTGCTTGAGGAAAACCAAGACACTCGTTTGCAGAACGGTCACATTGAACACTTCGAAACAAGTGTGTTATGA
- the slc6a16b gene encoding solute carrier family 6 member 16b isoform X2, producing the protein MTSEKPPLPADGQRDEAEAGLVLEQEVTMETARDGWDSKVEYFLAQVGFSVGLGNVWRFPYLCHQNGGGAFILLYVLLMGLVGVPLFFLELAAGQSIRQGSIGVWRHISPRLVGIGYSSCVVCFFVALYYNVIIGWSIFYLGSSFKYTLPWEACPTEGNNTVKECAASSPTAYFWYRKALDITDSIDETGELNPIITGCLLAAWVIVCLAMYKGIKSTGKVMYFSSVFPYVVLLCFLIRGVTLDGASEGIKFMFYPKLEIWADVQVWRQAATQVFFALGLGFGSVIAYSSYNPRHNNCHRDAFTVSGVNFMTSVLATLVVFAVLGFRAKTIATKCVNRNMRAVVKAMSSRPFPDLIINVSDVEDMTLNEYEQLYKTRGQQLNIYGYNLTACSLEEELKQGVEGTGLAFIAFTEAMTLFPGSPFWSALFFLMLLNLGLSTMFGTMAGILTPLTDTFKTLRNHKFLFTACSCALGFLIGLMFTQRCGNYFVTMFDDYSATLPLIMVVIFQTISLAWFYGADRFLEDLKLMLGRPVPVVYKYLWKYVCPVAMLGLLGASLLKMFLERPTYIAWNREKASKEDLPYPGWALAVLSTLIIVAFLPVPIGFIHSLLLERLSQSPADAEAGYVPCATTDTDLTPLDTLPPSAGDPSSFSPLLEENQDTRLQNGHIEHFETSVL; encoded by the exons atGACGTCAGAGAAGCCGCCGTTGCCTGCGGACGGCCAGCGGGACGAAGCTGAAGCGGGTTTAGTGCTCGAGCAGGAGGTCACAATGGAAACGGCCCGAGACGGATGGGACAGCAAGGTGGAGTATTTCCTCGCTCAGGTGGGATTCAGTGTGGGATTGGGAAACGTTTGGAGATTCCCGTACCTCTGCCACCAGAACGGAGGAG GAGCGTTCATCTTGCTGTATGTGCTGTTGATGGGACTGGTCGGCGTGCCGTTGTTTTTTCTGGAACTGGCGGCGGGTCAGAGCATCAGACAGGGCAGCATCGGCGTCTGGAGGCACATTTCTCCCAGACTTGTTGGCATTGGCTACTCCAGCTGTGTG gtgtgtttctttgtagCTCTGTATTATAACGTCATCATCGGTTGGAGTATCTTTTACTTGGGAAGCTCTTTCAAGTATACTCTACCTTGGGAAGCCTGTCCGACAGAAGGGAACAACACCG TGAAGGAATGTGCCGCCAGTTCTCCCACGGCATATTTCTGGTACCGTAAAGCTCTGGACATCACCGATTCCATTGATGAAACCGGAGAGTTAAACCCCATCATCACTGGATGTCTGCTGGCCGCTTGGGTCATCGTCTGTCTGGCCATGTACAAGGGCATCAAATCAACCGGCAAG GTGATGTATTTCTCCTCCGTGTTTCCGTACGTGGTGCTGCTGTGTTTCCTGATCAGAGGCGTGACACTAGACGGGGCGTCCGAGGGCATCAAATTCATGTTTTACCCCAAG CTGGAGATCTGGGCTGATGTTCAGGTGTGGCGTCAGGCAGCGACCCAGGTGTTCTTCGCTCTGGGTTTGGGTTTCGGTTCTGTGATCGCGTACTCTTCCTACAACCCGAGGCACAACAACTGCCATCGAGACGCATTCACCGTGTCTGGAGTCAACTTCATGACGTCCGTTCTGGCCACGCTGGTGGTGTTTGCTGTGCTGGGTTTCAGAGCCAAAACTATCGCCACGAAGTGTGTTAACCG TAACATGAGGGCCGTGGTTAAAGCGATGTCCAGCCGTCCTTTCCCTGACCTCATCATTAATGTGTCAGATGTGGAGGACATGACGTTGAATGAGTATGAGCAATTGTACAAGACTCGAGGCCAGCAGCTAAATATCTATGGTTACAACCTCACCGCCTGCAGCTTGGAGGAGGAGCTGAAACAG ggtgTGGAGGGAACCGGTCTAGCGTTCATAGCATTCACTGAAGCCATGACTTTGTTTCCTGGGAGTCCGTTCTGGTCAGCGCTGTTCTTCCTCATGCTGCTCAATCTGGGTTTGTCCACCATGTTCGGCACCATGGCAGGAATACTGACCCCACTGACGGACACCTTTAAGACCCTGCGTAACCACAAATTCCTCTTTACAG CGTGCAGCTGTGCGTTGGGCTTTCTGATCGGTCTCATGTTCACTCAGCGCTGTGGAAACTACTTTGTGACTATGTTTGATGACTACTCCGCCACACTTCCCCTCATCATGGTCGTCATCTTCCAGACCATCAGCTTGGCGTGGTTTTATGGAGCGGACAG GTTTTTGGAGGACCTGAAGCTGATGTTGGGTCGGCCGGTTCCTGTGGTGTACAAGTACTTGTGGAAGTACGTGTGTCCGGTTGCAATGCTGGGGCTCTTGGGGGCCAGTCTGCTAAAGATGTTCTTGGAGCGTCCCACATACATCGCCTGGAACAGAGAAAAG GCGTCAAAGGAAGATCTGCCCTATCCGGGCTGGGCCCTTGCTGTCCTGAGCACACTCATCATTGTCGCATTTCTTCCCGTTCCTATCGGATTCATTCATTCCCTCCTCCTGGAACGGCTCAGCCAGTCTCCGGCAGACGCCGAGGCGGGATATGTCCCGTGTGCCACCACAGACACAGACCTGACCCCTCTCGACACGCTACCGCCCTCAGCAGGCGACCCCAGCTCATTTTCCCCTTTGCTTGAGGAAAACCAAGACACTCGTTTGCAGAACGGTCACATTGAACACTTCGAAACAAGTGTGTTATGA